In Conger conger chromosome 5, fConCon1.1, whole genome shotgun sequence, the DNA window TTCGATTCTGATTGGCCGCTGACCGTGCTTACTGAATATGCACTTGCAACCTAAGTAAATAAGGACAGAAACGTTTTAATATATTACTGTAGGCTTGCCAACCTATGAACATTAAAGAAAAGTTCATTCTTGTGTCTGGTCTCATACCAGTTCAtatgttttaatttaataaGACTATGAaaggcattttctttttcatgcaGGTGCTTCAGAGGCCGTTGCAGAAGCTTACGCAGAAGAGCTGGCGAGCCACGGCGTCAGCATCATCCTGATCAGTCAGGACCGCAGTAGCGTGGAGGGCACTGCAAAGTCCATTACTGATTCCCACGGAGTTGAAACTGTTCTTCTCGAGGCAGATTTCAGCCAAGGCCATGCAGCCTGCAGACCAATCCAAGACGCCCTGATAAACAAAGATATAGGCTTTCTTGTGAACAGTGTTGACTTGTCTTTGGACTACTCGCAGAGGTTTACCGACCTCTCTGAAGACAGGCTCTGGGAAGCCATCAACCGAAACGTCATGGCGGCAACCCTAATGACTCGTGTGGTTCTGCCAGGCATGgtggagaggggaaggggggctgTGGTCAACATCTCGTCAGGAAGGTGTTGTAAACCCACACTGAACAAGGCAGCCTTCTCTGCGTCCACGGTCAGTCAACAGCATTTTAGGAAGTACTTTCATGACCCTGGTTAGAATTGCAGCACCAGCATCTGGTCACTGGTTTCTTTGTGGGAAAGCTGGTGTGAAGGTGGTTAAGATGGTGAATAAGCTATTCAACTTTTGGTCTGTTAGTTTCTGATAGAAAAATGTATCTCAATCTTGTCATTGGCTAGACCATCTTGACATGGTTTGTGCTGAATCGCCAGCAGGTGAGCGATGCTTGTAAAGCCTAACAATTGGCATCAGGTGTCCATGGAGTGGATTCCTACTCCTACGGTGGCCTGGCAGACCTTAAGTGCCATCTAACTTTGTGCCATCTAAACAATTGGGTACATAATGGGAACAAGTATCAGGCCCAAGCAGTGCTGTACACTGCCATTTTAGTTTTATGCCTCCTGCTATGAGAGCCGTAGTGTATGTAAGCCTATGCAAGACTGTGAAACTCCAGGATTAGCACTGACTACCATTCTAACACAGTGtggctttccctctctctcaggcctaCCTTGACCACATCAGCCGTGCCCTGCACTATGAGTACAGCCACAGGGGCATCTTCGTGCAGAGCTTGGTCCCCTTCAGCGTGGCCTCTCCGGAAACCGAGGACAGCCGGGTCAGGACGAGGTGTGGAGGGTGGCTGGTTCCCCATCCACGAGTGTATGCCCGCCATGCCATCTCCACCCTGGGCATCTCCCACAGAACCACGGGGTACTGGCCCCACTCTCTGCAGGTACGGTAGATCATGCCCTTCAGAAGTACCGTAAATGAGCTATATGCTATATGCTAAGGCCATGTGGAGCACTATAGGTTTAACTTCCAGAGGAGGATATTTCTCCCATACACTTGAGGAAAGCTCCTTACACTGACTTAATTTGCTTTGTTACGCTGTTTCAGCACAAATGGCTCTCATGGTTCTTGGAAGCATTATAGTCAAAAACAAATTGAATGCAGTTTAATGCAATCCTTTTGTGCAAGCTTCACATCCAaagttatttcatttttgtaagTGGTGGATTCTTGGCTATGGCTCTCTATGGGATTGTACCACAGGTTAAGGGCTGTTATATTACTTGTTGTTTTTCATGTAAGAGGATTGCATTTTCTAAtctatttgtttgtgtttcagtgccTATGTGAGTGACCTCGCTCAAAGTATATTGAAGTATCGTTGTATACTTGATTGAGGTTGGGGGCTGTgtacattattgtttttttttgtatttttcagttttggctGCTGCAGTACATGCCTGAGTGGATGTGGGTCTGGGGTACGCACATGCTCACTGGGACAGGCTGAAAGAGCTCCTTCACTCCCCGCTTTACTGACAGctgcccaacagctgtatgtCTTACATTGGTGTGCTTGGtggttacatttttttgtggtgaCATTTTTATCACATCACAATTTTCGTAAATAAGCAAAAAGATACTTGCTACAACTTGAATGTGAAAAGGTTGCACTGGGAGACAAGCTTTCTTTTGGTCaagaattataataatttatttttactaaattattttattgcaatTTACAATAACTTCTAGCATTCAAACCTTAATCCATATTTGATGCTGTGGTGTAAAAACCCAATTTCTCAATGGGATGATAACAGGAGAAGTATAGAAATCTACAGCTATGCCTGATTTCAGTCTAATATTGCactttgacattttttaaacaagtgGTGTGTtgataatagtaatttcatTAACCATGAAAATGCTTTGAGCTTTTGAAATGCAACACCTGCATATACACTGTTAACAAAATTAAGGGCAAAATTAAGTTGGACTGAATTTGAGCCTACATTCAAGAGTCTTGCAAAGAGTTTGCAAAATGTATATGAAGTGGCTTTCCCCCACTGTATTAAGAATGGTTTCAtttttggaacaaagtttttctcaTTCTATATATTATGATTTCCTTATATGAATATAGGAAGAACAGTGTGTTGTataaaaatgaacattcaaAGAGCTTTatttagtgtgttagtgtgcagagGTTGTGTAGTGAAGTGTAACAACCCCGTAttactgctgctctgtcagtgtAGTAATAACATATCATAATGAACACTCCCTGTTTATTACATGCCTTTGATTTGATCATAACGCAGGTGAGCTTTGAATATACAATACATATCGACAATAAAATTATTGATGACACATGCTATTGTTAATGACTCATTGATGTTGTCTGTACTGTTATGTAAAAGGAATGTGTCTTGTGACTGTTTTATTGCCATAAAACAAAGCGATTATTTCAAAACTAGTGGTTCTTATGTAATACAGGATGAAAAACCGCTATTTAACTGTCAGTGCTTTAAACAAAATGCCAATACTGTACATAACTACAGTTTAATTGAACTATATGTTAAATGATTTGTGACACTGTCTTTTACTGTGTATAAGTTTAGCTTTTATCTCCTTCACAGCACAACATAAaaccctttaaaaataaatattatataaaaataaaaacgtatTCTAATTCATTTGCTTTGAAAATCAATATTAGGTAGCATGTGTACAAGTTTAGGCCAGTGAAACGGGTAAATTATTAACAAACATAAGATTGACACAGCCGTGTTGACAACCTAAGTTTATCTGTGGTTTGGGAAGAAATATCAAGTGTTTTCCTAAGCCTTTCAAGGACACTAGACGCGTGGCCTAAAACG includes these proteins:
- the hsdl1 gene encoding inactive hydroxysteroid dehydrogenase-like protein 1, with product MAAVDSFQLLYREIARSCNCYVETLALVGAFYTASKAVVFARDCYSLIRLHFIPRLMYNRNLVRRFGEWAVIYGASEAVAEAYAEELASHGVSIILISQDRSSVEGTAKSITDSHGVETVLLEADFSQGHAACRPIQDALINKDIGFLVNSVDLSLDYSQRFTDLSEDRLWEAINRNVMAATLMTRVVLPGMVERGRGAVVNISSGRCCKPTLNKAAFSASTAYLDHISRALHYEYSHRGIFVQSLVPFSVASPETEDSRVRTRCGGWLVPHPRVYARHAISTLGISHRTTGYWPHSLQFWLLQYMPEWMWVWGTHMLTGTG